The Desmonostoc muscorum LEGE 12446 genome includes a region encoding these proteins:
- the hpsB gene encoding hormogonium polysaccharide secretion pseudopilin HpsB has translation MMIGKQANKQRLQAAEAGKTSVSYLRDGERGFTIIESLVAILVVSVLLISIAPVLSLSVATRVQSRRIELATQAARSYIDAVKTKKIVAPEAPASDTALTNFAAPTPSGSFNCAANSYCTTTATSATPTNLYCIDFDGDNSCRHSSVTDMVVQAFRPNNNTSAAGYALGIRVYRADAFKDSTVLVKSTSLPNNKQATFTGGVGQRKAPLVEITTDINDTVPKYSDLCTRIKGPNPTTNLNDVGCSN, from the coding sequence ATGATGATAGGGAAACAAGCTAATAAACAAAGATTACAGGCTGCTGAAGCAGGTAAGACATCTGTATCTTATCTACGAGATGGCGAAAGGGGTTTCACTATTATTGAATCGTTGGTAGCGATACTTGTAGTTAGCGTCTTGCTAATATCGATCGCTCCGGTTCTTTCCCTCTCAGTGGCAACTCGTGTACAATCCCGAAGGATAGAATTAGCCACTCAAGCTGCCAGATCCTACATTGATGCAGTAAAGACTAAGAAAATAGTGGCTCCAGAAGCCCCTGCTAGTGACACTGCTCTGACAAATTTTGCTGCTCCCACACCTTCTGGTAGCTTTAACTGTGCAGCAAACTCTTACTGCACAACCACAGCGACTTCGGCTACACCAACAAATTTATATTGCATAGATTTTGATGGTGATAATAGCTGTCGTCATTCCAGTGTCACAGATATGGTTGTGCAGGCTTTTCGCCCTAATAACAACACTTCTGCTGCAGGATACGCTTTAGGAATACGGGTTTACAGAGCAGATGCTTTTAAGGACAGTACAGTTCTAGTCAAAAGTACTTCTTTACCCAATAATAAACAAGCTACTTTCACCGGAGGTGTCGGTCAACGCAAGGCGCCTTTAGTAGAAATAACAACAGATATCAACGACACTGTGCCTAAATATAGTGACCTTTGCACTCGTATTAAAGGACCTAATCCAACTACTAATTTAAACGATGTTGGTTGCAGTAATTGA
- the hpsC gene encoding hormogonium polysaccharide secretion pseudopilin HpsC: protein MINSLKFILSIQLKRSGINKTISGFTLIELLVGMIMAILVITPLMAFMINILDTDRKEQAKVTSEQEIQAALDYIARDLQQAVYIYDADGLTRVADTSTISSSGIKDQIPPLKSAPNCDDVNICKPILVFWKRELIADSVKINPTSSTSDPAQKDDGFAYSLVGYYLITNTNNANTTWSKEARIGRFQLKGPVNAPNTTISTGDTGFNPPSLNKSGATLKNKMNQWQTASGSYTQRVDTLIDYISTTAPGPTINTGTTASPAAATSCPGTNPSPNLVGSQNSGFFACVDANEVLAQVYIRGNALARVQNNNLAYTDNKKSYFPSATIRVQGRGFLFTK, encoded by the coding sequence ATGATAAATTCACTGAAATTTATCCTGAGTATTCAATTAAAACGCTCTGGAATAAATAAGACAATTAGCGGCTTTACCCTGATTGAGCTGCTAGTAGGTATGATCATGGCAATACTAGTCATAACACCTTTAATGGCGTTTATGATTAACATTCTAGACACCGATCGCAAAGAACAAGCCAAGGTAACTTCTGAGCAAGAAATCCAAGCCGCACTAGATTATATTGCTCGTGATTTACAACAAGCAGTTTACATCTACGACGCTGATGGTTTAACCAGAGTTGCAGATACTAGTACTATTAGTAGTTCAGGCATTAAAGACCAAATACCACCACTCAAATCAGCTCCTAACTGTGATGATGTTAATATTTGCAAACCAATACTTGTTTTCTGGAAACGGGAGTTGATAGCTGATAGTGTCAAAATTAACCCCACCAGCAGTACGAGCGATCCTGCTCAAAAAGATGATGGCTTTGCTTATTCATTAGTAGGGTACTACTTAATCACCAATACAAATAATGCCAACACTACCTGGTCTAAAGAAGCACGGATTGGCAGGTTTCAACTTAAAGGGCCAGTAAACGCACCTAATACAACAATCAGCACAGGTGATACTGGGTTTAATCCACCATCACTAAATAAGAGCGGTGCTACACTCAAAAACAAGATGAATCAATGGCAGACTGCATCAGGCAGTTATACTCAACGCGTAGATACTCTGATTGATTACATTAGCACTACTGCACCTGGTCCTACAATTAACACTGGTACCACCGCTTCACCTGCTGCTGCTACATCTTGTCCTGGTACAAACCCTAGTCCAAACCTTGTAGGCAGTCAAAACAGTGGATTTTTTGCTTGTGTTGATGCCAATGAAGTATTAGCACAAGTGTACATCAGAGGTAATGCACTTGCTCGTGTACAAAATAATAACTTAGCTTACACTGATAACAAAAAAAGTTATTTTCCAAGTGCAACCATTCGAGTACAAGGACGCGGATTTTTATTTACTAAATAA
- a CDS encoding pilus assembly FimT family protein, with protein MYSAALLRLNKILQKFVVETPKQADLENRLRYASRYVQKDAGFTLTEFLVVLLLFGILAAIAAPGWLAFVNRQRVNKANDAVLAALQDAQREAKNKKLSYSVSFKVEDNVPKFLIHQGAVTPTSDVVWKSLSENMASNAGQVLLYTNIATSNTKNATGIVGTAPGTGIITFDYMGALAHQSGGSEADIIPLKVMVAVPKTGTTEPSGLKRCVIVETLLGGMRTAKDSDCSN; from the coding sequence ATGTACAGTGCAGCTTTATTGAGGTTAAACAAGATTCTTCAAAAATTTGTAGTGGAAACACCAAAACAGGCTGATTTGGAAAATAGACTTCGCTATGCATCTCGATACGTGCAAAAGGATGCCGGATTTACTCTAACAGAATTCTTAGTAGTACTGCTGTTGTTTGGAATTTTAGCAGCGATCGCGGCTCCTGGTTGGCTTGCCTTTGTGAATCGACAGCGGGTAAATAAGGCTAATGATGCTGTTTTAGCTGCACTACAAGACGCACAGCGCGAAGCTAAAAATAAAAAACTTAGTTACAGTGTCAGTTTTAAAGTTGAAGATAATGTTCCGAAGTTCCTCATTCATCAGGGTGCTGTGACACCGACTTCAGATGTTGTATGGAAGTCTTTAAGTGAGAATATGGCATCTAATGCAGGACAAGTTTTGTTGTACACCAACATTGCTACTTCCAATACAAAAAATGCTACTGGTATAGTTGGTACTGCGCCAGGAACTGGTATCATCACTTTCGACTATATGGGTGCTTTGGCACATCAGTCTGGCGGTAGTGAAGCTGATATTATACCTTTAAAAGTAATGGTGGCTGTACCTAAAACAGGAACCACTGAGCCTAGTGGATTAAAACGCTGCGTTATAGTAGAAACTCTCCTTGGGGGAATGCGAACAGCGAAAGATTCTGATTGCAGCAATTAA
- the hpsE gene encoding hormogonium polysaccharide biosynthesis glycosyltransferase HpsE, which yields MTDCLDFTVAIPTYNGESRLPELLERLKNQLQTENLSWEIIVVDNNSTDNTAKVVQAYQQNWQCPYPLKYCFEAKQGAAYARKKAVAEAKGKLIGFLDDDNYPISNWVAAAYSFAQKYPKAGAFASQIHPDWEVEPPENFQRIAPFLAITERGNLPLLYEPKNKLLPPSAGLVVRKQAWLESLPDKCILTGRVKGNMLTSEDLEMLSYIQKSGWEIWYNPEMEISHKIPSSRLQKEYLIPFFQGIGLSRYVTRMVNIQPWYKPIAFLAYMINDLRKITLHLLKYRTKLKQDLVAACEMQLFLSSLMSPFYLWKNGYLKNKLSEY from the coding sequence ATGACTGATTGCTTAGATTTTACTGTAGCTATCCCAACTTACAACGGTGAAAGTCGTTTGCCTGAACTACTAGAACGACTAAAAAATCAACTTCAGACCGAAAATTTATCTTGGGAAATTATAGTTGTAGATAATAACAGCACTGATAACACAGCTAAAGTTGTTCAAGCCTATCAACAAAATTGGCAATGTCCTTACCCTTTAAAGTACTGCTTTGAAGCAAAACAAGGTGCAGCTTATGCCCGAAAAAAGGCAGTAGCAGAAGCTAAGGGCAAATTAATAGGTTTTCTAGATGATGATAATTACCCGATATCAAATTGGGTAGCCGCAGCTTATAGTTTTGCCCAAAAGTATCCAAAAGCGGGAGCTTTTGCTAGCCAAATTCATCCCGACTGGGAAGTAGAACCACCAGAAAACTTCCAGCGAATCGCTCCATTCTTAGCAATTACAGAACGAGGAAATTTACCGCTATTATATGAGCCAAAAAATAAATTGCTACCTCCTTCTGCCGGACTTGTTGTCCGTAAACAAGCGTGGTTAGAAAGTTTACCGGATAAGTGTATTTTAACTGGTAGAGTCAAAGGTAATATGCTTACTAGTGAAGACTTAGAAATGTTATCTTACATCCAAAAATCAGGATGGGAAATTTGGTATAACCCAGAAATGGAAATTTCTCATAAAATACCAAGCTCGCGGTTACAAAAAGAATATTTAATTCCATTTTTTCAAGGTATTGGACTTAGCCGTTATGTAACTAGGATGGTAAATATACAACCTTGGTATAAACCGATCGCTTTTTTGGCTTACATGATAAATGACCTGCGTAAAATCACTTTACACTTACTCAAATATCGAACTAAGTTAAAACAGGATTTGGTCGCTGCTTGCGAAATGCAACTTTTTTTAAGTAGTCTAATGAGTCCGTTTTATCTTTGGAAAAATGGTTATTTGAAAAATAAATTATCAGAGTATTAA
- the hpsE gene encoding hormogonium polysaccharide biosynthesis glycosyltransferase HpsE, whose amino-acid sequence MMTELIVEKLDITLAIPTYNGATRLPKILDKLLTQTGVQSLKWEIIIVDNNSSDNTSEIVENYQKLFDGNCHLRYSFEKEQGAAFARLRAVREARGELIGFLDDDNLPALDWLGEAYAFGLEHPQAGVWSGQIHGDFEVKPPENFEKIQAFLAIREHGSNPHLFDADNLRLPPGAAIVVRKQAWCENVPQRPILSGKLPGILVQGEDYEPLLYIHYAGWEIWYNPTMHTYHQIPHWRFERDYLLNLARGCGLCIFQLRLINAKNWQKPIVFVKTVLGNLRRVLHYIIKYKGQLRSNLVALFEIEFYLASMISPFYYFKCNLGKFFKKKVAV is encoded by the coding sequence ATGATGACTGAATTAATAGTTGAAAAATTAGATATTACCCTAGCCATTCCTACATATAACGGAGCAACCCGTTTACCTAAAATTTTGGATAAGCTGTTAACTCAGACAGGAGTACAAAGCCTTAAATGGGAAATTATTATTGTTGATAATAATAGTTCTGATAACACATCTGAAATAGTAGAGAATTACCAAAAACTATTTGATGGAAACTGTCATTTAAGATATTCCTTTGAAAAAGAACAGGGAGCCGCTTTTGCACGATTGCGGGCAGTACGCGAAGCTAGAGGCGAGCTAATTGGATTTTTAGATGATGATAACTTACCTGCACTTGATTGGTTAGGAGAAGCATATGCCTTTGGATTAGAACATCCTCAAGCAGGTGTTTGGAGTGGGCAAATTCATGGTGATTTTGAAGTCAAACCACCAGAAAATTTTGAAAAAATTCAAGCTTTTTTGGCTATCAGAGAACATGGTTCAAATCCACATTTATTTGATGCGGATAATTTAAGACTTCCCCCTGGTGCTGCGATTGTTGTCCGCAAACAAGCATGGTGTGAAAATGTCCCGCAACGACCCATTTTAAGTGGCAAGTTACCTGGTATTTTAGTGCAAGGTGAGGACTATGAACCTTTACTTTATATACATTATGCAGGCTGGGAAATTTGGTATAACCCTACCATGCATACTTACCATCAAATACCACACTGGCGATTTGAAAGAGATTACCTACTAAATTTGGCACGCGGCTGTGGCTTGTGTATTTTCCAACTACGTTTGATAAATGCTAAAAATTGGCAAAAACCAATAGTGTTTGTGAAAACTGTTTTAGGAAATTTGCGTCGAGTATTACATTATATTATTAAGTATAAAGGACAATTAAGAAGTAATCTAGTTGCACTTTTTGAAATAGAATTTTACTTGGCTAGTATGATTAGTCCTTTTTATTACTTTAAATGTAATTTAGGGAAATTCTTCAAAAAGAAAGTAGCCGTATAA
- a CDS encoding glycosyltransferase has protein sequence MINSSQILPKISVIIPAYNSESTISHTINSVLNQTFTNLELIVINDGSQDSTLDIVTQIQDPRIKVFSYPNAGGNVSRNRGLHLAVGEFVSFLDADDLWTPDKLQSQLKALQENLTAKVAYSWTDYIDANGKFVLSGKRINLNGDVYETLLVTNFLENGSNPLICRKALMTLGGFDESLAAAQDWDMWLRLASKFDFICVPSVQILYRISANSVSSNLVRQEKACLQLLERAYQERPSAIKQTWNTSIANLYKYLTCKALQKPLNRQKGLTAAKFLWKYFLNDSSRFQNINFSSKLLLKIAIILIMPSLLHSITNQGELKSQETEILLNTWVSEKRPENKNEYPGAFTISS, from the coding sequence ATGATTAATTCTAGTCAAATATTGCCTAAAATCTCTGTAATTATACCTGCTTACAATAGTGAAAGCACTATTAGTCATACAATTAATTCTGTTCTGAATCAAACTTTTACTAACCTAGAATTAATTGTAATTAATGATGGTTCACAAGACTCTACTTTAGATATTGTTACACAAATCCAAGACCCTCGAATCAAAGTATTTTCTTATCCCAATGCGGGCGGAAACGTAAGTCGTAACCGAGGACTACACCTTGCAGTTGGAGAATTTGTTAGTTTCTTAGATGCTGACGATCTTTGGACACCTGATAAACTTCAATCTCAATTAAAGGCTTTGCAAGAAAATTTGACTGCGAAAGTTGCTTATAGCTGGACTGATTATATTGATGCAAATGGGAAATTTGTACTTTCAGGCAAGCGCATTAATCTAAATGGTGATGTTTATGAAACTTTATTAGTCACTAACTTTCTAGAAAATGGCTCTAATCCCTTAATTTGTAGAAAAGCTTTAATGACATTAGGTGGCTTTGACGAATCGCTGGCTGCCGCTCAGGATTGGGATATGTGGCTGCGATTAGCTTCTAAATTTGATTTTATATGTGTACCATCTGTACAAATCTTATACCGAATTAGTGCTAATTCAGTATCTTCCAATCTTGTCAGACAGGAAAAAGCGTGCTTGCAACTGCTTGAAAGAGCATACCAAGAAAGACCTTCAGCAATTAAACAAACTTGGAATACAAGCATTGCAAATTTATACAAGTACCTCACGTGCAAAGCCCTACAAAAGCCATTAAATCGACAAAAAGGTTTAACTGCGGCTAAATTTCTCTGGAAATATTTTCTTAATGACTCTTCAAGATTTCAAAATATAAATTTTAGCTCAAAACTATTATTGAAAATTGCCATAATCCTGATCATGCCCAGCTTATTGCACAGCATTACTAACCAGGGTGAACTCAAAAGCCAAGAAACTGAAATATTACTAAACACTTGGGTAAGTGAAAAAAGACCAGAAAATAAAAATGAATACCCAGGTGCATTTACCATCTCTAGCTAA
- a CDS encoding pilus assembly FimT family protein, translated as MNTQVHLPSLANAKNVLNNSYNSGFTLPETLLVVLLIGILATLGIPNWMAFVATRRLNTAQNEVYHAMRQAQRQATKDKFTWQASFREQNGIVQWAVHPATVNPSNANWNNLDSNVQLDAETTLQISNGVRQIKFDYRGNIVSLPRSITISSKYGGKTKRCVYISTILGAMRMAKERPTPNNEGDYCY; from the coding sequence ATGAATACCCAGGTGCATTTACCATCTCTAGCTAATGCAAAAAATGTTTTGAATAATAGCTATAACAGTGGTTTTACTCTACCAGAAACTTTATTAGTCGTTCTATTAATTGGTATATTAGCCACGCTAGGGATACCAAACTGGATGGCTTTTGTGGCTACTCGCCGCCTTAACACTGCTCAAAACGAAGTTTACCATGCGATGCGCCAAGCCCAAAGGCAAGCCACCAAGGACAAATTTACTTGGCAAGCTAGTTTTCGTGAACAAAACGGCATTGTTCAATGGGCTGTTCATCCCGCTACAGTAAACCCATCTAACGCTAACTGGAATAATTTAGATTCTAATGTGCAGTTAGATGCAGAAACGACCTTACAAATTTCAAATGGCGTTAGGCAAATTAAATTTGATTACAGAGGTAATATTGTTTCGCTACCGCGTAGTATAACTATCTCCAGCAAATATGGTGGTAAAACTAAACGTTGCGTCTATATCTCTACGATTTTAGGAGCAATGCGAATGGCAAAAGAGCGCCCTACACCCAACAATGAGGGTGATTATTGCTATTAA
- a CDS encoding TIGR04282 family arsenosugar biosynthesis glycosyltransferase, with translation MLNFPASPKQHLIIFTRYPEPGKTKTRLIPVLGSVGAANLQRQMTEYTIFQVKELQKFIDISVEVRFAGGDLQLMQDWLGLDLVYQSQGEGDLGSRMARSLFEAFQSGAEKAIIIGTDCPGVNAQILATAFDQLHTFDLVLGPAIDGGYYLIGLRQPIPELFANIEWGTAQVFQKTVEIAQKLNLSQVNLTPLADVDRPEDLPIWGQAFVGEG, from the coding sequence GTGCTGAACTTCCCAGCAAGCCCAAAACAACACTTGATTATTTTCACTCGCTATCCTGAACCAGGGAAGACGAAAACCCGATTGATACCTGTTTTAGGATCTGTTGGGGCTGCTAATCTTCAACGACAAATGACTGAATATACAATATTTCAGGTTAAAGAATTACAAAAATTCATTGACATATCTGTAGAAGTACGCTTTGCAGGTGGTGATTTGCAACTTATGCAAGACTGGCTGGGCTTAGATTTAGTTTACCAGTCTCAAGGTGAAGGGGATCTAGGTTCGCGGATGGCGCGATCGCTTTTCGAGGCTTTTCAATCTGGTGCAGAAAAAGCAATTATCATCGGTACAGATTGTCCTGGAGTAAATGCTCAAATTCTAGCGACAGCATTTGATCAGTTACACACCTTTGACCTGGTACTTGGCCCAGCAATAGACGGTGGATATTACTTAATTGGTTTGCGCCAACCCATCCCAGAGTTATTCGCTAACATCGAATGGGGAACTGCTCAAGTATTCCAGAAAACTGTGGAGATTGCTCAAAAGCTTAATTTATCACAAGTAAACTTGACACCTTTAGCCGACGTTGACCGACCGGAGGATCTACCAATTTGGGGACAAGCCTTTGTGGGAGAGGGATGA
- the hpsJ-B gene encoding hormogonium polysaccharide biosynthesis protein HpsJ, with translation MVNRFTSASTALTVKVVGIICILSFFVDFLILLLPFQPTDRAWQINLATALVDRGIVPLVGLGLLFAGHWIDSADAGSDRPQGVDLRFPALILSSILGLMFLLIFPLHLNNVNQAKTQTINRITQEADQAETQLNNRLSQLQAQLNTEQGKAQLEQLRNQTKAQFTELLKDEQRYKQALESSQIPPAIKELLKKAKTDPQALDKAIEQQTDIQTLRTQQLSQIRQRRDETVNQAKDTAWKSGLRIGISSLLLSIGYIIIGWTGLRSRGALQGGKPKATAR, from the coding sequence ATGGTTAACCGTTTTACTTCCGCTAGTACTGCCCTCACAGTTAAGGTAGTTGGAATAATCTGCATTTTGTCGTTTTTTGTTGACTTTTTGATTCTCTTGTTACCCTTTCAACCAACCGATCGCGCTTGGCAAATAAATTTGGCCACAGCCCTAGTGGATCGGGGAATTGTTCCTTTAGTAGGCTTGGGGCTTTTGTTTGCTGGACATTGGATTGATAGTGCTGATGCAGGAAGCGATCGCCCCCAAGGTGTTGATTTAAGATTTCCGGCTTTGATTCTCTCAAGTATCTTAGGGTTGATGTTCTTGCTAATTTTTCCCCTGCACCTCAATAATGTGAATCAAGCTAAAACTCAAACGATTAATCGAATCACCCAAGAAGCAGACCAAGCTGAAACCCAACTTAACAATCGGTTATCGCAATTGCAAGCACAACTGAATACTGAACAAGGAAAAGCTCAGCTAGAACAGCTGCGGAATCAAACCAAAGCTCAGTTTACTGAACTACTCAAAGATGAGCAAAGATACAAGCAAGCACTTGAAAGCTCCCAAATTCCTCCAGCGATCAAAGAGTTACTAAAGAAGGCTAAGACAGATCCTCAAGCACTTGACAAAGCGATCGAACAACAAACAGATATTCAGACGCTGAGAACTCAACAATTGAGCCAAATTCGCCAACGCAGGGATGAAACTGTAAATCAAGCTAAAGATACCGCATGGAAGTCTGGACTGCGGATTGGTATTAGCAGTTTGCTGTTGTCTATTGGTTACATTATCATCGGCT